A single Macaca mulatta isolate MMU2019108-1 chromosome 11, T2T-MMU8v2.0, whole genome shotgun sequence DNA region contains:
- the C11H12orf75 gene encoding overexpressed in colon carcinoma 1 protein isoform X2, with protein MPPATSSPPHILGQGGEVRKEKQKQGKKDAEGGQVGTPAPPHRPRPLPRPRPRTHFKLPPLVTTTNVRPRNEQEAGDWPVRGCRGDGWVRRVPWRGGAGARGAGWFPPCSPQPAAPRAASLGCGRGRPPLGSLPRQPPARGAPPFVWVSAPKTRGRKPGSAASPAGCAMGCGNSTATSAGAGREQKNP; from the coding sequence ATGCCCCCTGCTacttcctctcctccccacatcctggggcagggaggggaagtgaggaaagaaaagcaaaaacaaggcAAGAAGGATGCTGAGGGTGGGCAGGTGGGCACTCCCGCCCCGCCGCACCGGCCACGCCCCTTACCGCGCCCTCGCCCCAGAACCCACTTTAAACTCCCGCCCCTCGTAACGACGACCAATGTCCGACCGCGAAACGAGCAGGAGGCTGGGGATTGGCCAGTGCGAGGTTGCCGGGGCGATGGGTGGGTCCGGCGGGTCCCctggcggggcggggcgggggcgaggggtgcCGGGTGGTTTCCGCCCTGCAGCCCGCAGCCCGCCGCGCCACGGGCCGCGTCCCTCGGCTGTGGGAGGGGGCGGCCTCCACTCGGTTCCCTGCCCCGTCAGCCTCCCGCTCGGGGCGCGCCGCCTTTCGTCTGGGTCTCCGCCCCCAAGACCCGCGGCCGCAAGCCCGGGAGCGCGGCTTCCCCGGCCGGCTGCGCGATGGGCTGCGGGAACTCCACCGCCACAAGCGCGGGCGCGGGCAGAG